In Vidua chalybeata isolate OUT-0048 chromosome 5, bVidCha1 merged haplotype, whole genome shotgun sequence, one genomic interval encodes:
- the CCDC134 gene encoding coiled-coil domain-containing protein 134, with amino-acid sequence MDFLIICPFLLALLLCQGSFTDLEKQRVDSGLEIYKKLFEVKRKDQMNALKNLIELNDVNQQYKIIDIMLKGLFKVLEDSRAVLIAADVPPDGPFPQDEKIKDAYSHVVENTAFFGDVVLRFPKIVHHYFDRNSNWNSLIRWGIGFCNLTGVFEQGPHSQVLRLMAQELGISEKSPDYRNPFKTDQSEFFPSADTFQKALRDEEKRRRKEEKRKEIRKGPRISRSQSEL; translated from the exons ATGGATTTTCTCATCATCTGCCCCTTTCTACTGGccttgctgctgtgccagggcagcttCACAGACCTGGAGAAACAGAGAGTAGACTCTGGCTTGGAAATCT ATAAGAAGCTGTTTGAGGTGAAGCGCAAGGACCAGATGAATGCTCTGAAGAACTTGATTGAGCTCAATGACGTCAACCAGCAGTACAAAATCATTGACATCATGCTCAAGGGACTCTTCAAA GTGCTAGAGGACTCCCGTGCTGTCCTTATTGCTGCTGATGTGCCTCCTGATGGGCCCTTCCCTCAGGATGAGAAGATAAAGGATG catACTCTCATGTGGTGGAGAACACTGCCTTCTTCGGGGACGTCGTCCTGCGCTTCCCCAAGATTGTGCACCACTACTTCGATCGCAATTCCAACTGGAACAGCCTCATCCGCTGGGGCATCGGCTTCTGCAACCTGACGGGTGTGTTCGAGCAGGGACCCCACTCCCAGGTCCTGCGGCTG ATGGCTCAGGAGCTAGGAATCAGTGAGAAATCGCCCGATTACCGCAATCCCTTTAAAACGGACCAGTCAGAG TTTTTCCCCAGTGCTGACACCTTTCAGAAGGCGCTGCGGGatgaggagaagaggaggaggaaggaagagaagcGGAAGGAGATCCGCAAGGGCCCACGCATCTCCCGCTCACAGTCGGAGCTGTAG